A window from Gemmatimonadota bacterium encodes these proteins:
- a CDS encoding enoyl-CoA hydratase/isomerase family protein translates to MTEPSKSPASAAPNEPVLLPDLSERGVLTLTLNRPRVYNALSEDLLDALKTALESAAKDSAVRVVVIRAAGRAFCAGH, encoded by the coding sequence ATGACCGAACCGTCGAAATCCCCAGCCTCCGCCGCCCCGAACGAACCGGTGCTGCTGCCGGACCTGTCGGAACGCGGCGTTCTCACGCTCACGCTCAACCGGCCGCGCGTCTACAACGCCCTGTCGGAAGACCTGCTGGATGCGCTCAAGACCGCGCTGGAGAGCGCCGCGAAGGACAGCGCGGTGCGCGTCGTCGTCATCCGCGCCGCCGGCCGCGCCTTCTGCGCCGGCCACGA
- a CDS encoding amidohydrolase family protein, producing the protein MAEPARKLNGNDHYQIIAEEYRSPTKKIRPEYFVIDADRHIIEPPEAFNKYLDKKYSDAAVQEVRDNFGATRLMIEGRLYQKPRGLGSGRPEGTSDHRPRGVSLSYRDACEHVYANRDEDMDRTGIDVALWIPTMGVFLPDVLDWDLQYAYMRSYNDWIANDWAIGKRHLWCASIPLDPVNAVAEIKRVAEMGANGIALRPNVMQDVHWWEPEWDPVWEAMVDAGLPVVFHEGTGTYHASYSTEYKFKHYWLTHTVSHPCEMATGLVGIIGMGVLARHPGLRALLCEGGATWVPFFLGRLDDHFEDRPGENIYIDRLPSEYFRQQCCICTFEPQEPLLKETMEWLNGRNMACTSDYPHWDSSGVSGVEQYLKYYPDFDEETRNRFFSHNAIDVLGNL; encoded by the coding sequence ATGGCGGAACCGGCAAGAAAGCTGAACGGTAACGATCACTATCAAATAATTGCCGAAGAGTATCGCTCTCCAACCAAGAAAATTCGTCCCGAGTATTTTGTCATCGATGCCGACCGGCATATCATCGAACCGCCGGAGGCCTTTAACAAATATCTCGACAAGAAGTATTCCGACGCCGCGGTGCAGGAAGTGCGGGACAATTTCGGCGCGACCCGGCTGATGATCGAAGGCCGATTGTACCAGAAACCGAGGGGGCTCGGCAGCGGCCGGCCCGAGGGCACCTCCGATCACCGCCCGCGTGGGGTTTCCCTGAGCTATCGGGATGCCTGCGAACATGTCTACGCCAACCGGGACGAAGACATGGACCGCACGGGGATCGACGTCGCCCTGTGGATCCCGACGATGGGCGTGTTCCTGCCCGACGTCCTCGACTGGGACCTGCAATACGCATACATGCGCAGCTACAACGACTGGATCGCCAACGACTGGGCAATCGGCAAACGCCACCTGTGGTGCGCCTCGATTCCCCTGGATCCCGTCAATGCCGTGGCGGAAATCAAGCGGGTCGCGGAGATGGGGGCGAACGGGATCGCGCTGCGCCCCAACGTGATGCAGGACGTGCACTGGTGGGAGCCGGAATGGGATCCGGTCTGGGAGGCCATGGTGGACGCCGGATTGCCCGTGGTGTTCCACGAAGGGACCGGCACATACCACGCATCCTACAGCACCGAATACAAGTTCAAGCACTACTGGTTGACCCACACGGTCTCGCACCCGTGCGAAATGGCCACCGGCCTGGTCGGGATCATCGGCATGGGCGTCCTCGCGCGTCATCCCGGACTGAGAGCCCTTCTGTGCGAGGGCGGCGCGACATGGGTGCCGTTCTTCCTCGGACGGCTGGACGATCATTTCGAAGACCGGCCGGGAGAGAATATTTATATCGACAGGTTGCCCTCGGAGTATTTCAGGCAACAGTGCTGTATCTGTACGTTCGAGCCCCAGGAACCGCTCCTCAAGGAGACGATGGAGTGGCTGAACGGCAGGAATATGGCGTGCACGAGCGACTATCCCCACTGGGATTCGAGCGGTGTCAGCGGCGTCGAACAATATCTCAAATACTATCCGGATTTCGACGAAGAAACCCGGAACCGGTTCTTTTCTCACAACGCAATCGACGTTCTGGGAAACCTTTAG
- a CDS encoding DUF427 domain-containing protein: MKKPGPDHPISVEPAAETVTVVFNGKTVARSSQALKMQEARYAPVYYIPLADVDRAVMAKTAHRTYCPYKGHASYYTVTVGIESAENAVWAYEEPFEAVAAIAGHVAFYADRVDSLTVG; this comes from the coding sequence GTGAAGAAGCCCGGCCCCGATCATCCCATTAGTGTCGAGCCCGCCGCGGAAACGGTGACGGTCGTCTTCAACGGCAAGACGGTCGCCCGGTCGTCGCAGGCGCTGAAGATGCAGGAGGCGCGCTATGCGCCCGTCTACTATATACCGCTCGCCGATGTGGACCGGGCGGTCATGGCGAAGACCGCGCACCGGACATACTGCCCCTACAAGGGCCATGCCAGCTATTACACGGTGACGGTCGGCATCGAGAGCGCGGAGAATGCGGTCTGGGCCTACGAGGAGCCCTTCGAGGCCGTCGCCGCCATCGCCGGTCACGTCGCCTTCTACGCCGACCGGGTGGATTCTCTGACCGTCGGCTGA